The DNA sequence AATAGGGGGAAGAGCTTCGATGAATGGATTATTACTGTACTCTGATAAAGCTTGTTCCTTATACAAAGCTTCCTCAAAATCTCCTTTAAGAACAAGGCTATTCGTCTTTTCCAAACGTCTCATCTCTCTTCTTTTTTAGTTTTTCCATTAAACGTGAACTAGATTTTTCAGATTTGTCATCTTGAACTTTTTCTTTTGTTACAAAATCAATAACATCTGCTTGATCACTGACTACGGCTGGTGATAAATCAAACTTTTCCTCTTCTCGATTCAACTGTTTTTCCCTAAGCTTGTTATCTCTTACAGAGGCAATCTTTTCTTTCTTACTTGTTGGTTGATTATATGACTGCTTTTTCTTCTTCTCTGGCTTTTTTATAATTTCATCCATCATTACATCAGTATTAATTGTTAGTTGAACTTGACTAGAATGTTCAATCTCTTCTAACTCACTATGTAACTGTTGCTGAAAAACAATTTCCTCCAAAAAGTCGTTTCGATACTGTTGGCTTGGTTCGAGTAATGTACACGCCTCATATTCCATGCCATTATCATGAGGAATATATATCTTTTCGATATTTCGAGGGTCATAAACAATCGCAATACTGCGATTTTTCAGCTTCAAGAACCACTGTTCTTCAATTGCTTGCCTTGAACCATATAACAAGTTTTTAAACTTAATACCTGCTCTAGAAATTGTTGCCTTACCACGTGGTAACACATTTAAGCGCAGAATATTACGATTAACTGTTCTTAAACGCCCTTTACGATTTTGAATGCCCCAGTACCATAAATTTATCGGTGTTGGCACTATACCGTCTGTAATCATTTCCTTTTCCATTGGATATTTATCAATGATTTTATGATTATTGTAAAGAACTAGAGTAATAATTAATGTTGTAAATTCTTTAAGATTCAACGTAGCATCTAAACGATAATCTTGATCACCGCGCTCACGAAACTCCTTTTGAATGGCACCAGGAGCCTTCTGCTTTACTTTGCCGTTAAACGTACGAAATTTACGTTCAACAATTCCTTTTAAATCCCCTCGGTAAGCAGTAGTATTTTCTATTTTTATATTTAAGTTATTGATTAAATTCTCGACAGAATAACCTTCAAACTCTCCTCGGTCTGCAATTATAATTTCGGGTAAATGTTCTGTTGGCCATTGTTCCTCTGTAATCTCGATTCCATATTGCTTACAAAACTCCACCTTGTCGGCTACCATATTATCTAAAGCCATCA is a window from the Evansella cellulosilytica DSM 2522 genome containing:
- a CDS encoding Mu transposase C-terminal domain-containing protein, whose amino-acid sequence is MIFINQVLQYVKGSKRIRVIEIEESYVFIVDIDAHTSMPKKELYTTLVTEIEQNELLVIADPFGRVIADNDLTAVQILKREEDWDTIQENCLLHMNELIQKRGRESKIKEIAEELNVTPTKVKKLLSRYWQRGMNKNAMLPDYANSGGKGKTKSLTEAKIGRPRRVNISGDYQIGINITDEVKLQFEHAINKYYRKTNNYSLKDVYHFILRDFYSDRYKENGEMKYRVWEANRIPSYNQFYYWFKKIEDPKKDIQFRKSTKEYELKHRPILSDSKSETNGPGTRFQIDATIADIYLVSSFDVNKVIGRPVIYAVIDVYSRIITGIYVGLEGPSWIGAMMALDNMVADKVEFCKQYGIEITEEQWPTEHLPEIIIADRGEFEGYSVENLINNLNIKIENTTAYRGDLKGIVERKFRTFNGKVKQKAPGAIQKEFRERGDQDYRLDATLNLKEFTTLIITLVLYNNHKIIDKYPMEKEMITDGIVPTPINLWYWGIQNRKGRLRTVNRNILRLNVLPRGKATISRAGIKFKNLLYGSRQAIEEQWFLKLKNRSIAIVYDPRNIEKIYIPHDNGMEYEACTLLEPSQQYRNDFLEEIVFQQQLHSELEEIEHSSQVQLTINTDVMMDEIIKKPEKKKKQSYNQPTSKKEKIASVRDNKLREKQLNREEEKFDLSPAVVSDQADVIDFVTKEKVQDDKSEKSSSRLMEKLKKKRDETFGKDE